Genomic DNA from Peribacillus simplex NBRC 15720 = DSM 1321:
GTACTTCGTGCATTAAGGGCAATTGAACGTTCAGACGTTGTTCTTGTGGTCCTGAACGCTGAAGAAGGTATTCGTGAGCAGGATAAAAAAATTGCCGGATATGCCCATGAAGCGGGTAGGGCGGTCATCATCGTCGTCAATAAGTGGGATGCCATCGAGAAAGATGAAAAAACGATGAAGGATTTTGAAGAAAAGATCCGTGCCCATTTCCTATTCTTGGATTATGCGCCAATCATTTATCTTTCTGCCTTAACGAAAAAACGGACACATACCTTAATACCGGTCATTGACCAGGCTAGTGAGAATCATGCTATCCGAGTTCAGACAAATGTATTGAATGAAGTGGTCATGGATGCCGTGGCGATGAATCCGACACCGACACATAATGGCAACCGTTTGAAAATTTATTATACGACTCAGGTAGCTATCAAGCCGCCAACTTTCGTTGTATTCGTTAACGATCCGGAGTTATTGCATTTCTCATATGAGAGATTTTTAGAAAATCGAATTAGGGATGCCTTTGGTTTTGAAGGAACACCAATACGAATTTTTGGACGCCAGAGGAAATAGTAAAGGTGGTTATAACATGGTGAAAGATAAAGAAAGTATCGCAGTGATTGGAGCTGGGAGCTGGGGAACTGCTTTAGCGCTCGTAATCGCTGATAACCAGCATGAAGTGAGATTATGGGGACATAATCAGAAACAAATCAATGAAATAAATCAAAATCATACGAATGAAAAATACTTGCCTGGGATTGAATTGCCTTTGGGGATTAAAGGCTATTCTTCGATTAAGGAAGCATTGGTCGGGATTGAAATAATAATTTTGGCTGTGCCGACCAAAGCCTACCGGGAAGTGCTTGGTCAGATTGAAGAGGCTCATGATAAGCCATTGACAATCGTTCATGTAAGTAAGGGGATTGAACCTGATTCCTTGCTTCGTATATCTGAAATGATTGAAGAAGTCTCTTCGGCGGATTGGCTTAAAGATATAGTGGTTCTTTCAGGACCGAGTCATGCAGAAGAAGTCAGTCTACGTCACCCGACAACAGTTGCCGTTTCTTCAAAGAATATGAAAGCTGCCGAAAGGGTTCAGGACATCTTTATCAATAATAATTTCCGTGTTTATACAAATCCGGACTTGATAGGTGTTGAAATCGGAGGGGCATTAAAGAACATCATTGCTTTGGCTGCCGGCATTACGGATGGTTTAGGCTACGGGGATAATGCCAAGGCTGCATTAATGACACGAGGATTGGCTGAAATATCCCGTCTAGGGGTGGCCATGGGGGCTAACCCATTAACGTTTTCAGGTTTAGCTGGGATTGGCGACTTGATCGTCACTTGTACAAGCGTCCATTCCCGTAATTGGAGAGCTGGGAATATGCTTGGAAAAGGGCAAAAGCTTGAAGAAGTTTTGGAAAACATGGGTATGGTCGTTGAAGGTGTCAGAACCACTAAAGCTGCCTTTCAACTAGCTCAAAAGTACGAAGTGAACATGCCGATCACTGAAGCCCTGTACGATGTTTTATTCAATGGGGAAGAAGTGAAAAAGGCAGTTGACCTTTTGATGAATCGTTCAAAAACGAATGAGATGGAAGAACTTTTCAACATATTGGATAGCAGGCAGCAGGATTAACCTACAATCTGTTGATTTTTATAAAAGAATTTCATTAAATTAGGCATTTGATGATGCGCCTTGCCGTGTATCAGCATACAATGCAACGAAAGTAAACTAGTAATTTGACCTCGGCACGGGGGATTTAGTCAATTGAGCAGAAGATATCTAGATATCTTCTGCTTTTTTATGGGCAAAAAATCATCTGGTACCTTTTAACTTATGAATAATTGAATAAGTTATTCAAATTTGCATAAAGCATTCTACATATTTCCTTGTTTTTTATTAAAAATCGACTATTTTTTTTGGTATGAAAATTGCGAAGTGTAATATGACCAAAAAAATTATAAGGGAGGTGAGAAAAGTTGGTTAACTTTTCTCGCTAAAAAAGGAAGGGGAATGATACATGCAAACAGGTAAACTGAAAAGGTCTTTAAACTTATGGCATATCGTATTGCTTGGTGTTGGATATATGACGCCGATGGTCGTTTTTGATACATTCGGGATAGTTTCCGGAAAAACGGGGGGGCATGTGCCAACCGCATATGTTATTGCCCTTTTAGCGATGTTATTTACTGCAGCCAGTTATGGGAAAATGGTGAAAATTTATCCGCAGGCTGGTTCGTCCTATACTTACACACAAAAAACGATCAATCCACATTTAGGTTTCCTTGTCGGGTGGTCTTCGTTACTTGATTATTTATTTTTACCTATGGTGAACGGCATTTTAACAAAAATATACTTAACTGCTCTTTTTCCGGAAGTATACCCGTGGATATGGGTGGTGGCATTTGTCCTTTTAATGACAGTCATTAACTTATTCAATGTTAATTTTGCAGCCAACTTTAATAGCTTCCTTGTTTTTTTTCAAATGTTGGTCATCGTTATTTTTGTGGCA
This window encodes:
- a CDS encoding NAD(P)H-dependent glycerol-3-phosphate dehydrogenase, giving the protein MVKDKESIAVIGAGSWGTALALVIADNQHEVRLWGHNQKQINEINQNHTNEKYLPGIELPLGIKGYSSIKEALVGIEIIILAVPTKAYREVLGQIEEAHDKPLTIVHVSKGIEPDSLLRISEMIEEVSSADWLKDIVVLSGPSHAEEVSLRHPTTVAVSSKNMKAAERVQDIFINNNFRVYTNPDLIGVEIGGALKNIIALAAGITDGLGYGDNAKAALMTRGLAEISRLGVAMGANPLTFSGLAGIGDLIVTCTSVHSRNWRAGNMLGKGQKLEEVLENMGMVVEGVRTTKAAFQLAQKYEVNMPITEALYDVLFNGEEVKKAVDLLMNRSKTNEMEELFNILDSRQQD